DNA from Krasilnikovia cinnamomea:
GATCCACTTCACCTGCGACGACCTGGGCTCGGGCATCGCGAGCTGCCCCGCCGACAAGGTGGTCGGCTCGGACGGCGCCAACCAGGACGTGCTCGGCATCGCGTACGACCGGGCGGGCAACACCGCCGCGGTCACCGTCACGGTGAACGTCGACCGGACCGCGCCCAGCATCACGGCCGCGATCGTCGGCGACGCCAGCCCCGACGGCTGGTACCGCACCGCCCCGACCGTGCACTTCACCTGCACCGACGCCACCTCCGGCATGGCCAACTGCCCCGCCGACATCCCGGTCACCGCCGAGGGTGCCAACCAGCGGATCAGCGGCACCGGCGCGGACGAGGCCGGCAACCCGGCCAGCACCGCGATCACGGTCAACGTGGACCTCACGAACCCGGAGGTGACCGCCACGGTCGCCGGTGAGAAGAGCGTGGACGGCTGGTACCGCACCGCCCCGACCGTGCGCTTCACCTGCACCGACGTGCTGTCCGGCGTGGCCGCCTGCCCCGCCGACCAGCAGGTCACCAAGGAGGGCGCCGGCCAGAGCGTCACCGGCACCGGAACCGACAAGGCCGGTAACCCGGACAGCGCCGACGCGAAGGTCAACGTCGACCTGACCGCCCCGGTGATCACCGCCACGGTGATCGGGGAGAAGAGCGCGGACGGCTGGTACCGCAGTGCCCCGACCGTGCACTTCACCTGCACGGACACCGGTTCCGGTGTGGCCAGCTGCCCGGCCGACCGTACGGTCACCACGGACGGCACCGGCCAGGCGATCAGCGGCACCGTCACGGACAAGGCGGGCAACACCGCCAACGCGTCGGTCGAGGTCAACGTCGACCTGACCGCCCCGGCGATCACCGCCACCGTGGTCGGCGAGGCCACCGCCGACGGCTGGTACCGCACCGCCCCGACCGTGCAGTACACCTGCACGGACAACCTGTCCGGGGTGGCCGCCTGCCCGGCCGACGAGAAGGTCAGCGCCGAGGGCGCCGACCAGACCGTCACCGGCACCGGCAGCGACAAGGCGCGCAACGCCGGCACGGCCCGTACGAAGATCAACGTGGACCGGACCGCGCCGACGGTGACCATCACCGGCGCCAGCGACGGCGTCAAGTACGGCCCGGACGTCATGCCGACCGTCGGCTGCGCCACCGCGGACTCCGGTTCGGGTGTGGGCACCAAGGCCGAGGCCACGATCGACCTGAACGACCGCGGCGGCTACACGGTCACCTGCGTCGGCGCCAAGGACAAGGCGGGCAACGCCGCCAAGCCGGTGACGATCAGCTACACCGTCAAGCCGACCGTCGCCTGGCTCAAGGAACTGACCCACAAGTACCTGGCCACGGCGAACCGCGGAACGCTCACCGACCTGGACAACAAGCTCGACCACGGCCAGTTCGCCCTGTACTCGCTGAAGGTGCTGGGTGAGGCCCTGGGCAAGAAGCCCACGGTGACGCCGGCGAACGCGGCCGCGCTGATGTACTGGGCGGCCGTGCTGGACCGGCAGAACTAACCGCCGACCGCAACCGGCAGACCGGAGCCGGGGCCCGTACGGGCCCCGGCTCCGGCATGTGCGGGGCACCCGGGTTCCTGAGGATCCGCTGTCAAGCTTGTCGCCCTCTTGAAAGCCCACAGAGCCTGCGTTGAGCTGGCCCGCCGATCTACCCGGCATGACCGTCACGCTGCCCCCGCTCCCCGCCGACCGCACGGCGCGCCACGTGCTCAGCGCCCAGGCCGTCGAGATGGCTTTCCAGCCCGTCGTCGAGCTGTACGACGGGACCGTCAAGGCGTACGAGGCGCTGGCCCGCTTCGACCCGCACTTCATCAGCCCGGTCCACGCGTTCAAGGCCGCCAGCGATGCGGGCATCGGCGTGGAGCTGGAGCTGCTGGCGATCGAGCAGGCCCTGCTGAGCCTCGACCACATCCCGGCCGGTGCCTGGCTCAGCACGAACCTGTCCGTCGAGGCGCTGATGAACCCGACAGTGATCAACACGCTGCTGGCCCACGCCGACCGGGGCATCGGGGTCGAGCTCACCGAGCACACCCAGGTGCACGACTACGAGGCGCTGGTGCAGGTCACCAACGAGCTGCGCGCCGCCGGGGTACTCATCGCCGTCGACGACGCCGGTGCCGGGTTCGCCAGCCTGAGCCACATCCTGCAGCTGCGCCCGGACATCATCAAGCTGGACATCACCCTGACCCGGGGCATCGACACCGACCCGGTGCGGGGGGCGCTGGCCCGCTCGCTGGTCAGCTTCGCCGACGACATCGGCGCGATGCTCATCGCCGAGGGCATCGAGACCTTCGCCGAGCACGAGAAGCTGCGCGGGCTGGGCGTGCGGCTGGGCCAGGGCTTCTACATGGGGTCGCCGGGCCCGCTGCCGACGGCGCAGATCGCGGTCCCGGCGTAGCGCGACCGGCGATCGCCGGGCCCGGTCGAAAAGTTCAGACACTTGACGGTGAGATCCGCTCAACCCCCACCGGGGCCGGGCGATGGATGAGCATAGCGGCGATCCCGCCGCCCACCCGCTGCCTGAATGGTTCGACGATGCACGCTGCCGCAATCGCCGCCACACCGCGCTCCCGCGCGGACGCGCGCGCGGCGATCGTGCGCACCAGCAGCGTCCGCGCCATCATCGCCCCGGCCGTCGTGGCCCTGTACCTGCTGGCCACGCCACACCAGCCACACCGGCCGCTGATGTTCGGCGTCATCGCCGTGATGATCGCGGTCGCGAGCGCCACCTGGGGTCCGGCGGCGCGCATCGCCCGGTCCCGGGCACGGGTCGCGGTGCAGTCCGCGGGCGTCTTCGTCAGCCTGACCGGCGGGGCCACGCTGAGCCTGCTCGACGGCGGCATCCGCAGCCCGCTCGGGGCGCTCGTGCCGATCTCCGTCGCCTTCTACGCGATCATGATGCCGCCGCGGGCGTTCGTGATCGTTACGGTGCTGGCCGCACTGGAATACTGGGCCGTGGCGCTGCTGGGCGAGCCCGCCCCCGCCGGCTACGCCGTGGTCTACACGCTCTGCCTCGGCGGCGTCTCGACCCTGTGCCTGCGGCACGCCGCCGCCCTCGCCGCGCTGCGGCGCCGCCTGGCCGAGGTGACCCGCGTCGACCCGCTCACCCGCAGCCTGAACCGCCGCGGCTTCGACGAGCGCCTGGAACACGCGGTCGAGCTGGCCCGGGGCGGCGAGCCGGTCACCCTGATCCTCACCGACCTGGACCGCTTCAAACAGATCAACGACACGTGGGGCCACCAGGCGGGCGACGACGTGCTCGCCGCCACGGCACGCACCATGCGGGGCGCGCTGCGTGACACCGACGTGGTGGGACGCCTGGGCGGCGACGAGTTCGGCGCGCTGCTCACCGGCACCGGCCCGCAGGAGGCGCCCGCGATCGTGGAACGGCTGCGCGCCGCCCTGGAATCCGGCGCCCCGGCCAGCCTCGGCTACGCCTCCTGCCCCGCCGAGGCCACCACCGTCGAGGAGCTGCGCCGCCTCGCCGACGCCCGCGCGTACGCGGACAAGACCGCCCGCACCGGCCGCGCCCCCACCGAGACACACGTACGGCGGGCCCGGGAGCTCGGTGCCGCACCCGCGGCCGCCCGGGTCTCCGGCACTGAACGCCGCCGCCGTTCCATCGCGGACATGGGCCTGCTGTGCGCGTGCAACACCGCGGTCGGCATGGTGTACGCGGTCGGCTTCGGCCAACATCAGCCGCACCGGCTGCACATGGCCGTGCTCTGCGCCGTGGGCTTCGCGTACGGCGTCTGGTTCGTCCGGGCGGCCGGCCGGATGAGCCGGTCCCCGCGCGCGCGGCTGCTGATGGCGCTGCACGGCATCCTCATGCTGACCATGACCGCCGCCATGCCGATCCTCAACGGCGGTGTCGAGTCGGCGACCGGGCTGGGCATGCTGGCCCCGATGCCGCTGATCGCGCTCGGCGCGCACCTGCGCATGGCCCTGCCGCTGCTGGTGCTCAACGGCGCGGGCTACCTCGTGGTGGCGGCGACGTTCGGCGCACCCGGCGGCTGGTACGCCGTCCTGCACCTGCTCGGCTTCGCCTCGGTCGCGGCGGCCTGCGCCATCCAGGGCCGCGACAGCGCCCGGCGCCGTCGCCGGCTGACCGAGCTGTCCCACACCGACGCGCTCACCGGCGTACTGAACCGCCGCGGGTTCGAGCACTGCGCCGCCAGACTGCTGCACCCCGGCCAGGCGGTCGGCCTGACCCTGTTCGACCTCGACGGCTTCAAGACGCTCAACGACACCACCGGGCACGCCGCCGGCGACGAACTGCTGCGCTGGGTGGCGACCACGCTGACGGCGCACGCGCCGCCCGGATCGGTCGTCGGGCGCCTCGGCGGCGACGAGTTCGTGGCGCTGATCCCGGCGGCGGACCCGCGGGCGCACGCGGAACGGATGCGGGCCGCGCTGGGGCCACGCGCCGCCACCAGTGTCGGGACGGCCGCGCTGGGCTCCGACGGTGCGGACTTCCCCGCGCTGTACGCCCACGCCGACGCCGAACTGTACGCGGAGAAGGCGACACGCCGGCCCGCGGCGCCGGTCACGGTCCCGGCGCGGGTCGCCGACCCGGATCCGAGCCGGCGCTGCGGCAGCTCCCGGCTGCCGCGACCGGCCGCGTAGCCCGGCGGACGAATCGTAAAGATCCCGCGCGCGCGGGCGATGGATGAGCGTGGCGGCGCTGACGCCGCCCCGCCCGTTCCCTGGATGGTCGACGATGCCTGCTGACCTCGACGCCGACGCGCCGCGCATCCGCGCGGACGCGCGCGCGGCGATCGTGCGCTCCAGCAGCCGGCGCGCCCTGCTCGTCCCCGCCGTCATCGGCCTCTACGTCGCGGCCACGCCGCACGGGCCGCACCGCCCCGTCGTGATCGGCGTCGTGGCGGCCATGGCCGCCTTCGCGGGCGCCACGTGGTGGGCGGCGGCGCGGATCGCCCGGTCCCGGGCCCGGGTCGGGGTGCAGGCCGCGGCCCTGGTCGTCAACATCGTGGGCAGCTGTGCGCTGACCATGCTCGAGGGCGGCATCGCCAGCCCGCTCGGCGTGCTGCTGCCCAGCTGCGTCATCTTCTACGCGATCATGATGCCGCCGCGGATGTTCGCCGTGGCCGCCGCCCTCACCGCCGTCGCCTACTGGACCGCGGCGCTGCTGGGCGGGCCCGCCCCGGCCGGCTACGCGGTCGTCTACACGCTGGGCATGGGTGCGGTGTCGTACCTGTGTCTGCGGCATGCCGCCGCACTCGCCGGACTGCGCCGCCGCCTGGCCGAAGTCTCCCGCGTCGACCCCCTCACCCGCAGCCTCAACCGCCGCGGCTTCGACGAACAACTCGAACACGCCGTCGCACAAGCCCGACGCACCGGCCAACCCGTCACCCTCATCCTCACCGACCTCGACAAATTCAAACTCATCAACGACACCTGGGGCCACCAAGCCGGCGACGACGTCCTCACCGCCACCGCCCGCACCATGAACAACGCCCTACGCGACACCGACCTCGTCGGCCGCCTCGGCGGCGACGAATTCGGCGCCCTCCTCACCGGCACCGGACCCGACGACGCCCCCGCCATCGTCGAACGACTCCGCACCGCCCTCGAAACCGGCGCCCCCGCCAGCCTCGGCTACGCCACCTGCCCCACCGAAGCCACCACCGTCGAAGAACTCCGCCGCCTCGCCGACGCCCGCGCCTACGCCGACAAAACCACCCGCACCGGCCGCACCCCCGCCCAACGCCACGTCGAACAAGCCCGCAAGCACACCGCCACCCCCACCACCACCCGGGTCACCCGCACCGAACGCCGCCGCCGGTCCATCGCCGACATGGGCCGGCTGTGCGCCGCCGACAGCTCCGTCGCCGTCGTGTACGCCGCCCTGTTCGCCACGCACTCGCCGCACCGGTTGACCATCGGCGTGGTGTGCGCCCTCGGCGTGCTCTACGGCGTGGGCGTCGTCGCGGGTGCCGGCTGGCTGAGCCGCTCGGCGTACGTGCGCCCGATGATGGCGCTCAACGCGGTGCTGCTGTTCGCCCTGGCGATCGTCGTGCCGCTGCTGGACGGCGGCGTGGCCTCGACGACCGGCGTGGGCATGCTGGCGCCGATGCCGCTGATCGCGCTCGGCGCGCGGCTGCGGGTGGCGGTGCCCTGGCTCGCCCTGGACGCCGCGGCCTACCTGGCGCTGGCGGCGACGGTCGGAAACCCCGGCCTGGCGTACCCGATCATGCACCTGGTCGGTTTCGGCCTCGTCACCGCGGCCTGCGCCGTCCAGGGCAGCGCCAGCGCCGAGCGGCGCCGCCGCCTGACCGACCTGTCGCAGACGGACGCGCTCACGGGTCTGCTCAACCGCCGCGGTGTCGAGGACCGGATCACCGACCGGTTGCGCGGCGGCGACCCGGTGGGCCTGGTGCTGGTCGACCTCGACGGCTTCAAGACGCTCAACGACACCGCCGGGCACGCCGCCGGCGACGAACTGCTGCGCTGGGTGGCGACCACGCTGACGGCGCACGCGCCGCCCGGGTCGGTCGTCGGGCGCCTCGGCGGTGACGAGTTCGTGGCGCTGATCCCCGGTGCCGACGCCCAGGCGGTTGCCGAGGAACTCCGTGCGGCGCTCGCGCCGCGCACCGCGGCCAGTGTCGGCGTCGCCGTGCCGGACTCCGAGGGCACCGGCTTCGCGGAGCTGTACGCGCACGCCGACACCCACCTGTACGCGGAGAAGGCGGTACGCCGCCGCGGCGCCGCCCAGGACGTGGCCGGCGTCACCGTCACCTGAGTGATCGCGGACACCGCCAGTCGGGGTCCCCCCGCCGTACGCAAGTGAAGGTCAAGATCCGCTCAACATCAACTGTGTCCAGGCGATAGGTGAACCAGGCAGCGCCCGCTGCCCAACGCTGCCTGGATGGTCGCCGATGCACGCTGACGCAAGCGCCGACGCGCCGCGTACCCGTGGGGACGTGCGCGCGGCGACAGTGCGTTCCAGCAGCCTGCTCGCCGTGGCCGCCCCGGTCGTCGTGGCGCTCTATCTCGCGGCGACCCCGGGACCGGCCCGGCCGGTGATGTTCGCCGTGACCGCCGTGATGTTGGCGGTCGCCGCCGCCACCTGGCGTGCGGTGCCGCGGATCGCCCGGGCCCGGGCACGGGTCGCGGTGCAGGCCGCCGGCCTGGTCGTCAATCTGGCCGGCGCCGCCGCGCTGAGCCTGATGGACGGCGGCATCGCCAGCCCGCTCGGGGCACTCGTGCCGGTCTGTGTCGTCTTCTACGCGATCATGATGCCGCCCCGGGTGTTCACGGTCGCCGCCGGTTTCGCCGTGGTGGCCTACTGGACGGTCGCCCTGCTGGGCGGCCCCGCCCCCGCCGGGTACGCGGTCGTCTACACCCTGGGGCTGGGCGGGGTCTCGTTCCTGTGTCTGCGGCATGCCGCCGCGCTGGCCGGACTGCGCCGCCGCCTGGCCGAAGTCTCCCGCGTCGACCCCCTCACCCGCAGCCTCAACCGCCGCGGCTTCGACGAACAACTCGAACACGCCGTCGCACAAGCCCGACGCACCGGCCAACCCGTCACCCTCATCCTCACCGACCTCGACAAATTCAAACTCATCAACGACACCTGGGGCCACCAAGCCGGCGACGACGTCCTCACCGCCACCGCCCGCACCATGAACAACGCCCTACGCGACACCGACCTCGTCGGCCGCCTCGGCGGCGACGAATTCGGCGCCCTCCTCACCGGCACCGGACCCGACGACGCCCCCGCCATCGTCGAACGACTCCGCACCGCCCTCGAAACCGGCGCCCCCGCCAGCCTCGGCTACGCCACCTGCCCCACCGAAGCCACCACCGTCGAAGAACTCCGCCGCCTCGCCGACGCCCGCGCCTACGCCGACAAAACCACCCGCACCGGCCGCACCCCCGCCCAACGCCACGTCGAACAAGCCCGCAAGCACACCGCCACCCCCACCACCACCCGGGTCACCCGCACCGAACGCCGCCGCCGGTCCATCGCCGACGTGGGCTGGCTGTGCGTCTCCGACAACCTGGTCGGCCTCCTCTACGCGGCCGGTTTCGCCCAGCTGGCGCCGCAGCGGCTGGCCATCGCCGCCGTGTGTGCCTTCGGCCTGGTCTACGGCCTGGCGTTCGTCGCGGCGGCACACCGGCTGAGCCGGTCCCCGCGGATCCGGCTGCTGATGGCGATCCACGGCACCCTGATGCTGGCCCTGACCGTCACCGTGCCGGTGCTGGACGGCGGCGTCTCGTCGGCGACCGGCCTCGGCATGCTGGTGCCGATGCCGCTGATCGCCCTCGGCGCGCAGCTGCGGGTGGCGCTGCCGCTGCTCGCGCTCAACGCCACCGCGTACCTCGTGGTGGGGGCCACGGTCGGCGCCCCCGGAGCGTGGTACACGGCCATGCATCTGCTCGGCTTCGGCGCCGTCGCGGCCGCCTGCGCCGCTCAGGGCCGCGACAGCGCCCGCCGGCGCCGCCGGCTGACCGACCTGTCGCAGACGGACGCACTGACCGGCCTGCTCAACCGCCGCGGGTTCGAGGACCGCTGCGCCACGCTGCTGCGCCCCGGCCGGACGATGGGGCTGGTGCTGTTCGACCTGGACGGCTTCAAGACGCTCAACGACACCGCCGGGCACGCCGCCGGCGACGAACTGCTGCGCTGGGTCGCGACCACCCTGACGGCGCACGCGCCGGACGGGTCGGTCGTCGGGCGCCTCGGCGGCGACGAGTTCGTGGCCCTGATCCCGGCCGCGGACGTGCACGCGCAGGCGCAGCGGCTGCGCTCGGCGCTGGCCGCCCGCAGCCCCGCCAGCCTCGGCATCGCCGCGAACGGCACCGACGGCACCGACTTCGCCGCCCTGTACGCGCACGCGGACACCCACCTGTACGCGGAGAAGGTGGTCCGCCGCCGCGGCGCCCCACCCCGGCGGGTGGCCACGCCGCAGCTCAGCGCGCGGTCAGCGTGACCGTGGCCTGGGTGATCGCGGTGACCGCCAGCAACGCGGCAGGGCATCGGGCCCCTTGCGCGACTCAGCCCCGCTCCCCCGCCCCGGGCGCTATCCCGCGAACTGCGTAATGACCTCGGTGGCGAAGCGCTGCATCGGCTCGTGGTCGTACGCCACCCGGGGCACGTAGACGATGACGTAGTCGGCGCCCGCCTCCACCATGCGCTCGACGCGCCCGATCGTGTCCTGCGGCGGCTCCGTCAGATCCAGCTCCAGGGTGGTCGACTTGATGATCCGGTCGTAGTCGCGGCCGAGGTCGTCACAGTGGCGGCGCAGCACGCCCAGCTTGCGGGAGATCAGCTCCGGGTCGCCGCCGCCGACGTTGCAGGCGTCCGCGTACTTGGCGACCAGCTTCAGGGTGACCTGCTCGCCGCCGCCGCCGATCCAGAACGACGGGTGCGGCTTGCGCACCCCCTTCGGCTCGTTGATCGGCGCGTCGATCGAGTAGTACTTGCCCGAGAACGACGGCCGCTGCTCGGTCCACATCCGGTGCACGATCTGCACGGCCTCGCGGAACGCGCCCATCCGTTCGCGGGTGTCGACCCACTCGTAGCCGTACGCCTTCCACTCGTGCTCGTACCATCCGGCACCGAGACCGGCGTACAAGCGGCCCTTGCTGGCCACGTCCACCGTGGACGCGATCTTGGCGTAGAGCGAGGGCTGGCGGTACGCGTTGCAGCTGACCATCTGGCCGATGTGGACCCGGCTCGTGTCGCGGGCAAGTGTGGAGGTGACCGTCCAGCACTCGAAGACCGAGTTGATGGTCGGGGTGGGAACGGTGTGGAAGTGGTCGTACACCCACACCGAGTCCCACGGTCCGGCGTCCGCGGCCCGCGCGACGGCGGTCATCGCCTCGTACTGCTCGACCGGGTCGGCGATCTCGACCAGGTCCATCTTCCATCCCTGCGGCACGAAGACCCCGAAGCGCACACTCATGCCAGCAACCTACCTAATGATCGCGGCCGCTGCCGGGACGCCGACGGATTCACGAACGCGCCCGCAACATGCGGCCCACCTCGTCGGCGCGCTGCAGCAGCGTCTTGCGCACCACCGGGGCGGCGTGCGCGGCAGCGGCCCGCGCCCGGGGCAGGAACTCGGTGCCGACACCGACCATCGGGAACAGCCGGTGGGCGTAGAACATCGCCGGGACCATCCCGCCCCGGTGCATCTCGGGCAGCAGGGCGAGGTACTTCTGCGCGTACGGGGTGAGCAGACCGTCCTGGCCGGGCTGCCAGAACGCCGTCGTGACGGCGGGGACCGAGCCGATCGGCACGGACCGCCGCACCGCCAGCTCCTGCCAGACCGCCTCCTTCTCCCCGGCGTCCGGCGTGGCCGCGCGTACCGCCAGCGCCCGGAACCGGGCGTCCGGATCGGGGTCGCGCGCCAGCAGCGACTCGGCCTCCCGCGCGGTGTCGCCGCCCAGCGCGGCGGCGCGGATCAGGGCCCGCCACCGCAGGTCCACATCGTCGTTCGCCTCGTCGCGCAGCCGCGCCACCGAGGCGAGATCCGCGACCGTACGGGCCAGCCCGCGCAACCCCACCCGGCGGCGGCCCGGCTGCCCGGCCAGCCGTGCGCAGACCTCGGCCACCTCGGCCGTCAGCGCGGCGCGGCGCGATTCCGGGGCCCACCACTCGGCGGCGTCCATGGCCAGCCGCAGGTACGGTTCGATCACCGCGTCGCTGGTCTCCACGGCCAGCACCGCGGTCAGGCAGCGCACCGCCTCGGCGGCGTCGGCCTCGCCCGTGGTGAGCATGTCCCACACGGTGGCCACGGCGACCCCGCGCGACACGGCGGTGGGTAGCTGCGCGGCCGCCGCCAGCAGCGCGGCCCGCCCGGCGGGGTCCGGCCGGGTGGTGGCGAACGTGAGGTCGTCGTCGTTGACCAGGTACAGGTCGGCGCCGGACGGAAGGCCCACGGGGGTGCGCGGCCCGCGCACCTCCACCTCGGCCAGCGCGGTGCGTTCCAGGCCCGCCGGGCCGCGCCGGTAGGCGCCCACGGCCAGCACCTGCGGCCGGGGCGGCCCCTCCGGCCCCCGCGCCGCCAGCACCGGGGCGTCACCGTCGCGGTCCAGCGTCAGCCGGTCGGTGCCCGCCGTCTCCAGCCACCCGGTACGCCACGGCCCGAGGTCGCGGCCGGACGCGGCGGCCAGCGCGTCGATCAGGTCCTGCAGCGTGGTGTTGCCCCACGCGTGCCGGGCGAAGTAGGCCCGCATGCCCGCGGTGAACGCCGCCTCCCCCACGTACGTCATGAGCTGGCGCAGCACCGCCGCGCCCTTGGGGTAGGTGATGTCGTCGAAAATGGACGCCGCCTCGGCGACGTCGCGCACGGGCTGGCGGATCGGGTGGCTGGTCGGGCCCTGGTCGGCCAGGTAGGCGGCCAGCTTCTCCCCGGCCAGCAGTCCGGCCCACGCGTCGGTGTAGCGGGTGGCGCCGGTGGCGGCCCAGTAGCAGGCGAACTCGGCGAACGCCTCGTTCAGCCACAGGTCGTCCCACCAGCGCATCGTGACGATGTTGCCGAACCACATGTGCGCCATCTCGTGCAGCAGCACGCAGGCGAGGCTCTCCCGTTCCGCCGGGGTGGGGGTGACCCGCCGCAGCCAGGAGTCGGACCAGGTGACGCAGCCGTAGTTCTCCATGGCGCCGCCGAACTCGGGCATGAAGACCTGGTCGTACTTGCGCTGCGGGAACGGCATGGCGAACGCGTCGGCGAAGAACGCCAGCCCCTGCCCGGTCACGGTGAAGATCTCGTCGGCGTCGCGGTCCAGCACCGCGGCCAGCGAACGGCGGGCGTACAGGCCGAGGTCGTGGCCGCCCACCGTACGGCGCAGCTCGTGCAACGGCCCCGCGTTGACCACCGTGTTGTACGGCGACAGCGCGGGCGTCGGCGGGAACGTCCAGCGCCGGGCGGCGCCGAGGTCCTCGACGCGCGGGTCGCCGGTGTTACTGAGGACCGTCCACGTGGCCGGGGCGGTCACGGTGAACGCGTGCGGCGCCTTGAGGTCGGGCTGGTCGAAGCAGGCCCAGACGTACCTCGCCTCGTCGGGCTCGAACGTCGTCCACACGTACACCTCGCCGTCGGCGGGGTCGACGGCCCGGTGCACGCCCGGCCCGTCGCTCGTGTGCTCCTGCACGGTCTGCACCCGCAGGGTGTTGTGCGCGGCGAGGTCGGGCAGGGTGATCCGGCCGTGGGCGGCCGGGGGCAGCGGCGCACCGTTGAGGGTGGCGGCGACGACCGCGGCCGCGCAGTCGACGAACGTCTCGGCGCCGGGCTCGGTGCAGGTGAAGGTCATGGTGGACACGCACCGGACCTGTGGCCCGGTGGGCAGGTCGGTGAGGTCGACCGCGATGTCGTAGCCCTGCACCCGCAGCAGGGCGGCGCGGCGTTCGGCCTCCGCCTGGGTGAGACTGGGGGTGGTCAACGGTCCTCCTCGGATCGGTCCCGTCGATCCGCGGGACATCGGTGCGCCGATCGTGCCACCACCCTCGCCTACACGTCAGACAATTTGCGGCCGGGTCGGCGAATGCCCGGCGCCCTCGCACCCGACCGTTATGATCCGGGGCGAGCGCACCGGGGAAGGACGACGTCATGCGGATCCTGCTGGTCGCGCCCCCCGGAGCGGGCAAGGGCACCCAGGGGGCGCTGATCGCCACCCACTTCGACGTGCCGCACATCGCCACCGGAGATCTGCTGCGCGACCATGTGGCGCGCCGCACCCCGCTGGGCCGGGCGGTGCAGGGTTGCCTCGACCGGGGCGAGCTGGTTCCGGACGAGATCGTGCTGGACATCGTGCGCGGCGCGGTGGAGGAGGCCAAGCGCCAGGGCCGTGGGTACGTGCTCGACGGCATGCCGCGCAACATGACGCAGGCCCGGGCCATCTACCAGATCGCCCGCACCCTCGACATGACCGCGAACGTCGCGCTGCACCTGGTCGCCGACGACGACGAACTGGTCCGCCGCCTGCTGGCCCGGGCCGCGCTGCAGCACCGCACGGACGACACCGAGGAGGTCATCCGCCGCCGCCTGGCGATCTACCACGAGGTCACCCATCCGATCGTGGACTGGTACGACCAGCGCGGCATCCTGGTGGCGGTGGACGCGATGCAGCCGGTGGAGCGGGTGGCCCGGC
Protein-coding regions in this window:
- the pepN gene encoding aminopeptidase N, encoding MTTPSLTQAEAERRAALLRVQGYDIAVDLTDLPTGPQVRCVSTMTFTCTEPGAETFVDCAAAVVAATLNGAPLPPAAHGRITLPDLAAHNTLRVQTVQEHTSDGPGVHRAVDPADGEVYVWTTFEPDEARYVWACFDQPDLKAPHAFTVTAPATWTVLSNTGDPRVEDLGAARRWTFPPTPALSPYNTVVNAGPLHELRRTVGGHDLGLYARRSLAAVLDRDADEIFTVTGQGLAFFADAFAMPFPQRKYDQVFMPEFGGAMENYGCVTWSDSWLRRVTPTPAERESLACVLLHEMAHMWFGNIVTMRWWDDLWLNEAFAEFACYWAATGATRYTDAWAGLLAGEKLAAYLADQGPTSHPIRQPVRDVAEAASIFDDITYPKGAAVLRQLMTYVGEAAFTAGMRAYFARHAWGNTTLQDLIDALAAASGRDLGPWRTGWLETAGTDRLTLDRDGDAPVLAARGPEGPPRPQVLAVGAYRRGPAGLERTALAEVEVRGPRTPVGLPSGADLYLVNDDDLTFATTRPDPAGRAALLAAAAQLPTAVSRGVAVATVWDMLTTGEADAAEAVRCLTAVLAVETSDAVIEPYLRLAMDAAEWWAPESRRAALTAEVAEVCARLAGQPGRRRVGLRGLARTVADLASVARLRDEANDDVDLRWRALIRAAALGGDTAREAESLLARDPDPDARFRALAVRAATPDAGEKEAVWQELAVRRSVPIGSVPAVTTAFWQPGQDGLLTPYAQKYLALLPEMHRGGMVPAMFYAHRLFPMVGVGTEFLPRARAAAAHAAPVVRKTLLQRADEVGRMLRARS
- a CDS encoding adenylate kinase; translated protein: MRILLVAPPGAGKGTQGALIATHFDVPHIATGDLLRDHVARRTPLGRAVQGCLDRGELVPDEIVLDIVRGAVEEAKRQGRGYVLDGMPRNMTQARAIYQIARTLDMTANVALHLVADDDELVRRLLARAALQHRTDDTEEVIRRRLAIYHEVTHPIVDWYDQRGILVAVDAMQPVERVARQILTALEAMRPLVNLVPESARQSIDLTGLGKAFGSH